Below is a genomic region from Lutra lutra chromosome 18, mLutLut1.2, whole genome shotgun sequence.
TGAGTACGAGGAGTTGAACGTCTGGCAGGTTAATACCGCCCGGACACGGATCACTTTTGTCTGAGTCCATCCTGCTGGTGAGACTCTGCGTTCCGTgtggtgaccccccccccccccaagagagCCCATGGTCCCTTTGAGGGGAAAAGAGGACCCCCTGGTTTCTCCTGaactatatttgttttattctttttgctaaTAAAGTGTTTGTAGGTTGCTTTATTCTATTCAGACAGGCTTTTGAGGATTTTCTAGATTCTTACCTTGTTCCCTTCGTGCTTCTTACCCGGTTCACTCCATAAACTGACCGAGTAATGCACCCGCTCTACCTGCTGGGCACTGTTACTCCTTGCTGCGTCCCCAGCCTGTAAGTCCCGCTGTGCAGAGAGGACATGAAAGATCGGCCTCCAGTCCCTTTCCCAGTCCTACTGTGCCTCCAGGCTCTGGAGAGACTGTGCCAGTATGAACTGCAAGGCTTCCAGGCAATTCCTCTCCTCATCTACTTCCTGAAATGCCTCAACGCTCAGACCTTCTGTTGCCAACTCTCCCTCCAAAGCTTTGTTCCGGGGTGAGGACAGGGAGCTGAAGGGTGGCACAGGGAGGTGGGACACCACGGACAGGTGATCACATGTACCAGTCCCCACATTCACACCTGGCTCTCTAGTATGGTGACTGGAGCCCCCCCTGCCTGCTAGGGGTGAGGTGCCAAAGTCAGATGTAGCGCTGTCATAAGCACTCTGAACATTAGCACGTAGAGAAAACTTCCTCTTGGCAATAGAGCCCATAAAGCTTTCGGGTTGTCTAAAAAAGACATTCACTTAGCTTGGAGAATCAGTCACTAGTCAAGTGTATAGGGTTGGTCTCTGCACTGCTGTCATAGGGAGACCTTAGGAAACAGCTCGCTTAGGCGGAAGTGGGCAGACTTTGGCTCAATGTAGACTCCTTCACCTGACCAGACCTGGGGTCACCTCCCCACCACTGCAGGCTGTCCTGCCTGAGCGAGGCTGGAACCAAGGCCCTTCCTTAAGATCCAAGTTGAGAAGGCTGCGTGGTGCCCAACAGAGAGGACAGAGCCACTGGAAGGGGTGCTGAGGGGCTGCTCCCCTTTTATTATCGACAGGAGGTTTTTCTAACGGGAGTGTGACACCCCTCCCCTGTGGGACCATTGTCCGACCTGTGTGTCGTCTCTTCAAATACCCTCTCAGAAGAAGAGCCCCCGCATCCGTCTGCCGATGCCTTGTCGATCGTAGAGGACGTTGAACTTGTTCACAAACTGGTTCATGGTGTTGCAGGTTTTGGTGATGGTGCCGAGGTAGGCCATGAGCCCCACGTCATTGCATTGCTGGAAGGAAAAGACCAGTTGTCCGGGGGACAGCGGACTGTCCAATGTCCTGCATACAGACATGATGTACAAAAGCCCCACCTGCCCAGCCTGGGTTTTATACTCACATCATAAAAGTCTGTCTTGAACTTGTCTGTGCTGAGCACTGGTAGGCAATGACACAGAGCATAGGCCTCCCGCAGGATCTCATGGTTGAAGGGGACCTCTCCTAAAGGCACAAAAGGGCTGCGTCAATGTAGATGCTGTCCTCtccccaggagggagaggagtgCCAGGGAGACACTGTCCTACCCGCTTCGGAGGCCTTGACATACTCCAAGATGAGCTTGACCCGGCTGTGCAGCATCTTAATGGCGCTGTGTTGCGCGATCAGGTGCTCGGCCACTGCAGGGAGACAGGAACAGGCCAACGTGTAAAATGAACGTGGCCAGACTTCCCAGCCCCACGGCCGAGGACGCCCCTCCAGCCTTCCTTACCCGTGGAGTTCTCGCCGCTGCCAGTGGCTGTCATGCGGGCTACGTGGTCAACACCGATGCGTTCCGCTTCCTCTGTGGCCAGAGTGTAGGTCAGTTCAGCAAACAGCATGGTGGCCTACAGGGCACAAAGGCCGAGTCAGGAGCAGGAAAGGCCCGGAGCAGGACCGGCGGGTTGAAGGGCAGGCCATTACCTCTCCGTTGATTATATCGATGACAGACTCAAAAACGCTGACGGGAAGCTGTAAAGAAACAGCGGAGACGGCGTGACCTCAAGCGCCCCTGAGCTACTACAGGCCAAACGCTGGCCTTGGCTCTTCCACCGCAGACTTTTCCATCCAATCTTCCCAAAGACCCACTGAAGTAAGGATCATCCCCATCTCCCACGTGAGGCAAGAGGCACTTGAGAGGTTTAATGACCGACCCCAAGTCACAGCCGCTGGGTGGGAGACTGCCCTCCCGTGAAGACTCAGCCCGAcagatgggaaaggaaggaggacagTCGGGGGGAGGGGGCTACAAAACGGGCACGGGGTCAGCATTACTCACATCTGTGTGCTTGGTCATCGGGTTCAACTTAAGAAAGAGTGGGCTCTCGATGATCTCGCACACCTGGAACAGGGGATGGTGGGCATGAGTGTCAGggcccatctctctccctcccgtCACTCTCCCCCAGCACGCCCGTGAGAGCACGTGTACCTGCTTGTGGACGTGGATGTCGGAGGGGTCAGGCGGCCCACCGGTGGTATACCAGCCCAGAAACTCCAGCTCCTTGAAAACCTGTTTGActggagagaaagagccagagcgCAGGGTTATTTCCTTAAACCACCCTCCCGTAACTGGAAGCACCTGGTATATTTTTCATcgactcctcccctccccactcaacTCCTGGCTCAACTCACAATAATCAATCCCTTCTATCTTCTCTTGTCCTTTACTGTCATTTGCAGGGAATGCCTCAATGCATTCGCTTTCTGAGAGCCTTCCCACTACTCTCACTCCCCCGCCCCTTGTCCCGTTCTATTTCTTCCCAACACACTGCATCTCCCCGACTCTGCCTTTGTTTCTTactcccactcctccctccccctccaagcCTCTTCCCCTCTCACACTGCTCCTCCTTGGTGTAGTAATATTCCTTGTCAATGATAATCTTCTCCTCCACAGTGTGGGAGAGCAGCTCAAAGGAGTTCATCACCTCGATATTTCGGCCCTCCTGTTTCCCGATCAGAGCCCCGATCACTGCGGGGAGAGAACGACACGTGAGACATGAGGGTTAGGAATCTCGTCCCTCATCACTACAGCCCAAGGGTCGAGGTCAATGTGAACCAAACGCTGGAGACACGgtggcctggggcaggaggaacCGGTCTCAGGAACGGAATGGGCAAAGACCCCTATTTGGGGGAGGTGAccg
It encodes:
- the COPS6 gene encoding COP9 signalosome complex subunit 6; this translates as MRKVIKQHTSPAAGDNQDRVFWSRAASGQHAPPAEAPRPLSMRRRPTEAGREGAGPRLAGAGKMAAAANGTGGSSGMEVDAAVVPSVMASGVTGSVSVALHPLVILNISDHWIRMRSQEGRPMQVIGALIGKQEGRNIEVMNSFELLSHTVEEKIIIDKEYYYTKEEQFKQVFKELEFLGWYTTGGPPDPSDIHVHKQVCEIIESPLFLKLNPMTKHTDLPVSVFESVIDIINGEATMLFAELTYTLATEEAERIGVDHVARMTATGSGENSTVAEHLIAQHSAIKMLHSRVKLILEYVKASEAGEVPFNHEILREAYALCHCLPVLSTDKFKTDFYDQCNDVGLMAYLGTITKTCNTMNQFVNKFNVLYDRQGIGRRMRGLFF